From Candidatus Rubrimentiphilum sp., one genomic window encodes:
- a CDS encoding SRPBCC domain-containing protein: protein MAANDKTSEPILTLTRVLDAAPDVVFKAWYEPEHLKQWFAPDGFTIPHCEIDLRPGGTMLFSMQSPQWREGRAVYSKATFQEVEIPKRTVSLVHFSDEHGNFLKPAECGLSEDFPDEMVMTVTLEPLDGGKRTKLTVTQSIPLSVAEPNGALIGWGQTLDHLVEHLKTM from the coding sequence GTGGCCGCAAACGATAAGACCTCCGAACCGATCCTAACGCTTACGCGCGTGCTCGATGCCGCGCCGGATGTCGTGTTCAAAGCCTGGTACGAACCCGAGCACCTGAAACAGTGGTTCGCGCCCGACGGCTTTACGATTCCGCATTGCGAGATCGACCTGCGCCCCGGCGGCACGATGTTGTTCAGCATGCAGTCGCCGCAGTGGCGGGAAGGGCGCGCCGTCTATTCCAAGGCCACGTTTCAAGAAGTCGAGATTCCCAAGCGCACGGTCTCGCTGGTGCATTTTTCAGACGAGCACGGAAACTTCCTCAAACCGGCGGAGTGCGGGTTAAGCGAAGATTTCCCCGACGAGATGGTGATGACGGTAACGCTCGAACCGCTCGACGGCGGCAAGAGAACAAAGCTCACGGTCACGCAGTCGATTCCGCTCTCCGTTGCCGAGCCTAACGGTGCCCTAATCGGATGGGGACAGACGCTCGATCATCTCGTCGAGCACCTGAAGACGATGTAG
- a CDS encoding MbnH family di-heme enzyme: MRFFGTLAATWIAATIAIASAGPAAHYRWNLPPWAAPPIVPSDNPMTQEKVTLGRYLFYDKRLSLNQTFSCATCHQQRFGFTDNKPTAIGSTGQHHPRRASNLTNVGYNTALTWANPTQHSLERQMLLPMFGEHPVELGLAGHEKVLVARLQAQALYRKLFGEAFPAIAQPISLGTITKAIASFERTLVSFSSPYDLYRYGGKPSAISASAKRGEALFFGEKLECFHCHGGINFSDSSADIRTRIFRTAYHNTGLYNIGPDGAYPVNNPGLYEFTRRPKDMGAFKAPTLRNVAVRAPYMHDGSVKDLDAALDHYSAGGRTITGGPYRGIGRLNPHKDLVIRGFALTAQERRDLMAFLNSLTDQTFLTNPALSDPFLKH, translated from the coding sequence ATGCGTTTTTTCGGAACTTTGGCTGCAACGTGGATTGCAGCCACCATTGCGATTGCGTCGGCCGGTCCCGCTGCCCATTATCGTTGGAACCTGCCACCATGGGCGGCTCCGCCGATCGTACCGAGCGATAATCCGATGACGCAAGAAAAAGTGACGCTCGGCAGATACTTGTTTTATGACAAACGCCTTTCGCTCAATCAGACATTCTCGTGCGCGACATGTCACCAGCAGCGGTTTGGTTTTACCGATAACAAGCCGACCGCAATTGGAAGTACCGGCCAGCATCATCCTCGCCGCGCATCGAACCTAACGAATGTCGGCTACAACACGGCGCTGACGTGGGCAAACCCAACGCAGCATTCGCTCGAGCGGCAGATGCTGTTGCCGATGTTCGGCGAGCATCCCGTCGAGCTCGGCCTTGCGGGTCACGAGAAAGTACTTGTCGCCCGGTTGCAGGCGCAGGCGTTGTATCGCAAACTGTTCGGCGAAGCATTCCCCGCCATCGCTCAGCCCATTTCGCTCGGAACGATCACAAAAGCGATCGCTTCATTCGAACGAACGCTTGTCTCGTTCTCCTCGCCGTACGACCTCTACCGGTATGGCGGCAAGCCGTCCGCGATTAGCGCTTCGGCAAAACGCGGCGAGGCGTTATTCTTCGGAGAAAAGCTGGAGTGCTTTCATTGCCACGGCGGCATCAATTTCAGCGATTCGTCGGCCGACATCCGGACGCGCATCTTTCGCACCGCCTACCACAACACGGGATTGTATAACATCGGCCCGGACGGAGCATACCCGGTCAATAATCCCGGACTGTATGAGTTCACGCGCCGGCCGAAAGACATGGGCGCGTTTAAGGCGCCGACGCTGCGGAACGTCGCCGTTCGCGCGCCCTACATGCACGATGGAAGCGTGAAGGACCTCGACGCTGCCCTCGACCATTACAGCGCGGGCGGGAGGACGATTACCGGCGGCCCCTACCGGGGCATCGGCCGCCTCAATCCCCACAAAGACCTGGTGATTCGAGGGTTTGCGTTAACCGCCCAAGAGCGCCGCGACCTCATGGCGTTCCTGAATTCGCTAACAGACCAAACGTTCTTAACGAATCCTGCGCTTTCAGACCCCTTTTTGAAGCACTAG
- a CDS encoding S41 family peptidase, producing the protein MIHGLFRRAAFAATILFALQAALPAAPQGLASGDLFQSYELLTTTYYSKVDVQGVLDGARKALAAEAAHRGVVVTLPVMRARASSGENVAQIAAEIARTETATHESETVLTYVAIGGMAKALGDQYTSFFTPEEYQKFNDALDPQKISGIGVLIEPDPATQYIRAYYVVPGTPADQAGILAGDDFISVNGTSTKGLKQEDAVKLLRGEAGTTVHLQVVRDGNPVGTLAMTRTDVQPPTVIYKMLPGKIGYVAILTFGRETPDQFGAALNRLEDQGVRGYILDLRNNGGGYVNSALDISSKFINNNPLLTVEERGSHVYTVQAPQDALPAKPMTILVNRYTASASEITAGALQDNGIGVLVGEKTYGKGVMQSLTQLPDGAAIKITTAHYLTPKHRDINLKGIEPDFAVTENKNARFGDATNDAQLQAAISILTKKIADR; encoded by the coding sequence ATGATACACGGGCTCTTTCGACGGGCGGCCTTTGCCGCAACCATCCTTTTCGCACTCCAGGCCGCCCTGCCGGCAGCCCCGCAGGGGCTGGCCTCGGGCGACCTGTTCCAGAGCTACGAACTTCTGACGACGACCTACTATTCAAAAGTTGACGTTCAAGGCGTGCTCGACGGAGCCCGCAAGGCGCTTGCCGCCGAGGCCGCGCACCGCGGCGTCGTTGTGACGCTGCCCGTTATGCGCGCTCGCGCGAGCAGCGGCGAAAACGTCGCGCAGATCGCCGCTGAGATCGCGCGCACCGAGACCGCCACGCATGAGTCCGAGACAGTGCTCACCTACGTCGCGATCGGCGGCATGGCTAAAGCGCTCGGCGACCAATACACCAGCTTTTTCACGCCCGAAGAGTATCAGAAATTCAACGACGCCCTCGATCCGCAAAAGATCTCGGGCATCGGCGTGCTCATCGAGCCCGATCCGGCAACCCAGTACATCCGCGCATACTACGTGGTGCCCGGAACCCCGGCCGATCAGGCGGGCATTCTCGCGGGTGACGATTTCATCAGCGTGAACGGCACGTCTACCAAGGGGCTGAAACAAGAAGACGCCGTGAAACTCTTGCGCGGCGAGGCCGGCACTACAGTGCATCTGCAAGTTGTGCGCGACGGCAATCCGGTCGGAACGCTCGCGATGACACGCACGGACGTTCAGCCTCCTACCGTCATCTACAAGATGCTGCCCGGCAAGATCGGCTACGTCGCGATCTTGACGTTCGGCCGCGAAACTCCCGACCAGTTCGGCGCGGCGCTGAACCGCCTTGAAGATCAAGGCGTGCGCGGCTACATTCTCGACCTGCGCAACAACGGCGGCGGTTACGTCAACTCGGCGCTCGACATCAGCTCGAAGTTCATCAACAACAATCCGCTGCTGACCGTCGAAGAGCGCGGCTCACACGTTTACACCGTGCAGGCTCCGCAAGACGCGCTGCCCGCCAAGCCGATGACCATTCTCGTCAATCGCTACACGGCTTCAGCGTCTGAAATCACGGCGGGCGCTCTGCAAGATAACGGCATCGGCGTGCTGGTCGGCGAGAAAACGTACGGCAAAGGCGTCATGCAATCACTCACGCAGTTACCGGACGGCGCGGCGATCAAGATCACGACGGCGCATTACCTGACGCCGAAGCATCGCGACATCAATCTCAAAGGCATCGAGCCGGATTTTGCGGTGACGGAAAACAAGAACGCGCGTTTCGGCGATGCAACCAACGACGCACAGCTGCAAGCCGCGATCTCGATCCTCACCAAAAAAATAGCCGACCGCTAA
- a CDS encoding metalloregulator ArsR/SmtB family transcription factor, which yields MPAAPDLVMRTLSDPTRRAIFERIAAQKEASVGALTAYARVSQPAVSQHLKVLYEARLVSPRREGRNTYYRAEPRGLEPLAAWLRQHERAWAQRLDRLETYVQQLHGKEKSRGRKR from the coding sequence ATGCCTGCCGCGCCGGACCTGGTCATGCGTACGCTCTCGGACCCGACGCGCCGCGCGATTTTCGAGCGCATTGCCGCCCAGAAAGAAGCCAGTGTGGGGGCGCTGACAGCGTACGCCCGCGTTTCGCAGCCGGCCGTTTCCCAGCACTTGAAAGTCCTGTACGAAGCGCGGCTCGTTTCACCGCGGCGTGAGGGCCGCAACACGTATTATCGCGCCGAGCCGCGCGGGCTCGAGCCATTGGCCGCATGGCTGCGGCAACACGAGCGCGCCTGGGCGCAGCGCCTCGATCGCCTGGAAACCTATGTGCAGCAACTGCACGGAAAAGAGAAGAGCCGTGGCCGCAAACGATAA
- a CDS encoding MbnP family copper-binding protein, translated as MTWTTSAIRMLLILITVLAARAVPGPAAPLGASETFHIRFEATVGARPFQCGLAYSLGRDGATATPQYFRFYLSQVALIAAGGKRVPLTLQQDGVWQRRDVAFLSFEDPHSGCANGSPQLHTQIVGSAPRQRYTGIEFVLGVPDDLDHADATIALSPLNLSDMFWSWQDGYKFLRFDARVASSGRSASYILHVGSTGCVLSAKIAHCASPNRATVDLDGFDPAKNVIVADVADLFADADLMQLAQKGGCMSGRGDACQPVMRDLGVTFEGEPAAKQRLFRIR; from the coding sequence GTGACCTGGACAACCTCGGCGATCCGCATGCTCCTGATTTTAATCACGGTTCTGGCAGCCCGGGCTGTGCCGGGTCCCGCCGCGCCGCTAGGAGCCTCAGAGACTTTTCATATTCGCTTCGAGGCTACGGTCGGTGCGCGGCCGTTTCAGTGCGGCCTGGCATATTCATTGGGCCGTGACGGCGCGACCGCGACTCCCCAATACTTTCGTTTTTATCTATCCCAGGTCGCCTTGATTGCAGCCGGCGGAAAACGCGTGCCGCTGACGCTGCAGCAGGACGGCGTCTGGCAACGCCGCGACGTCGCGTTCCTGAGCTTCGAAGATCCGCACAGCGGCTGCGCCAACGGATCGCCGCAGTTGCACACGCAAATCGTGGGGTCCGCGCCGCGACAGCGCTACACCGGCATCGAGTTCGTGCTGGGAGTTCCCGACGATCTGGATCACGCCGACGCCACGATCGCTCTCTCTCCTTTGAATCTGTCCGACATGTTTTGGAGCTGGCAGGACGGTTACAAGTTCCTGCGGTTCGACGCCCGGGTCGCGTCGTCGGGCCGCTCCGCATCATACATTCTTCACGTAGGGAGCACCGGGTGCGTCCTGAGCGCTAAAATCGCGCACTGCGCGAGTCCGAATCGCGCCACCGTCGACCTGGACGGCTTCGATCCGGCCAAGAACGTCATTGTGGCGGACGTTGCGGATCTGTTCGCAGATGCAGACCTGATGCAGCTCGCCCAAAAGGGCGGGTGCATGTCGGGGCGCGGCGACGCGTGCCAGCCGGTCATGCGCGATCTCGGCGTGACCTTTGAAGGCGAACCGGCAGCCAAACAGCGGCTTTTTCGGATTCGTTAA